The genomic segment TCGACGACGCGGTCGGTGCCTTCGGGCACCGCAGCGCCGGTGGCAATCTCCATCGCTTCGCCGGAACCAAGCCGCCGAGGAGCGCACTCGCCGGCAAGGACCCGACCGATGACCTTCCAGGGGCCAACGCCGCGCACCGCGTAACCATCCATGGCGGCGTTGTCGAATCCGGGCAGCATGACCAGCGCATGTACTGCCTCAGCGAGGGTTCGTCCCGCGCCATGGTGCACAGACAGTTGCTCGGTGCCGAGCGGTTCGGCGCGTCCGAGCCGATGGGCACGGGCACGGGCCTGGTGCCATGACAGCGCCGCCCCCGTGTGGCGCAGACAGGCCGACGGCTCGGCAGGAGTCATGGCGGCGGGCAGGTCGAGTCGCGGTGCCCGGGTGCCGGCGGTCATGCGATTTTGGCGACGCTGAGCAGCACCACAGCGTCGTCAAGGGCCTCGAGGCTGTGGCGGGCGTCGGGTACGACGATCATTTCGCCGGCGGCGGCGTCGCAGGTGTCGTCGCCGGCGATCATCCGGACCGTGCCGTGCAGCACGTGCACGGTGGCCTCGCCCGGATTCTCGTGCTCGTCCAGTTGCTGTCCACCGGCCAGGGCGATGAGGGTCTGCCGCAGGGTGGTGGCGTGCCCGCCGTGCACGGTGTGCGCGCTACGGCCGCTGGAGGCGGTCCGGGCGGTGGCCAGGTGCTGTCCGGCGAGTTCGGTCAGCGACGACTTCTGCATGGTGTTCTCCCTGAACATCGGTAAGTCTGTGACGGGTCGGCCGCCGGGATCGGCGGTGCACCGGTCATGGCACGCGGTCCCAGCCCCGGCGCGGCGCCCGGCTGCCGAGCCGGGCGTCGCGGCTGCGATAGACGATGTAGGGGCGGGTGAGATAGCCCAGCGGGGCAGAGAAGACGTGCACCAGCCGGCTGAACGGCCAGAACGCGAACAGCACGAAGGCCGCCAAGGCGTGCAGCCGGAAGCCGATGGGCGCGGCCTCGATCAGGCCGGTGTCCGGCTGCAGGTAGAAGATCGATCGGAACCACGGTGAGACGGTCAGCCGGTAGTCGTGCGGATGGCCGGTCAGGTTGCCGAGAACGGTCGTGCCGAGCCCGAGCAGAATGGTGCCGATCAGGAGCACATACATGATCTTGTCGTTGATCGTGGTCGCGGAGAAGACCGGTCCGACGGTGCGACGCCGGTAGATCAGGATGGCAGCGCCCCCGAGCGTGGCAATACCGGCAATGGTGCCGAGCCCGACCGCGACCGCGTGGTAGGCGTCCTCGCTGATCCCGGCGGCCTCGGTCCACGACTCCGGAATGAGCAGCCCGCCGATGTGCCCGACGGCGACCAGCAGGATGCCGAAGTGGAACAGCGGGCTGCCGATGCGCAGCAGCCGGCGCTCGTACAGTTGCGACGAGCGGGTGGTCCAGCCGAACTTGTCGTAGCGGTATCGCCAGATGTGGCCGCCGATGAAGATCGCCAGGCACAGGTACGGTACGACGACGAACAGCAACGTGCCGGTCATCGCGGAGCTCCTTCCGGGTGCGGCAGCGCGTACGGCGTCAGACCGACCTGCTCGACAGGCGGTCCTTGAGCGGCGAGGCGGGCCACGGCGGTACGTTGGTCGCCGATCAGGGGCGGCAGGGTTGCGGAGATCGAGTCGAGGACCTGCGACCAGGGCGAGGTGGCGTCGTGCAGCGCCAAGCGCAGCAGTTCCAGACCGGCGCGGTGCGCGAGGAGCAGGTCGACGCCCGCGCTGGGGTCGATGGCCGCGTACTCGAGGACCACGGCGAGGTGGTCCGGTAGTTCCTCGTCGGTCAGTTGCAGACCCGCCGCGGCATACGCCTGTTTGAGTTCGAGCAGGGCCATGCCGCGGTTACGAGTGTCGCCGTGCGCGTAGTAGGTGAGATACAGGCAGCAGCGTTTGCGGTGGTCGAAGGTGGCGACGTAGTCGGCAGCCAGAGTGCCCGGCGGGGTGGCGGTCAGGTGGTCGAGGAACCGTATCAGCGGGTCGCTGAGCGTTGCGGGCAGGCCGGCGGCGCCCTGCCGCAGCAGGCCGGCCCGCTCGTACAGGCTTTCGTCCGGGTATCCGATCAGCAGTGACTGGATCTGCCAGGCCCGGCTCAGCATCGCTTGATCGGTCATGGCTTCGGCTCCACCTCGCCGTCCGGGTCGCCGCCGGCATCATCGGTGCGCCGGGGCGGGAACAGACCTTCGGGACGACCTTTGCCGTCCCAGTTGAGCAGGTTCACCCGGGCGGATTTGTCGGCCGGGTCGGTCAAGGCGCCGCTGGTCTGGCGTTCACGCAGCATGTGGAAGTTCTCCACGGCGATCGGGGTGGGTGCGCCAGACATCTCACCGAAGGGGCCGGAGCCGCCCATGCCAGGGCCGCCGTCGTAGTCGAGGCTGCACTCCGTGGCCAGTTCCTCGAGGCTGTGGGCCTGCTCGGCGTGCGCGGGCGGGATGACGTACCGCTCGTCGTACTTGGCCAGGGCGAGCAGCCGGTACATGTCGTAGATCTGCTCGCCGCTCATGCCCACCGCGGCCGGGATCGTCTCGTCGGTGTCGCGGCCCAGGTTGATGTCGCGCATGTACGAGCGCATCGCGGCGAGCTTGCGCAGCACCGCGTCCACCGGCCCCGGGTCGCCCGCGGTGAACAACTGGGCGAGATAGTCGACCGGGATGCGCAACGCCTCGATCGCGGCGAACAGGTTGCCGCGGTCCTCGGCGTCGTAGCCGGTGTCGCGGACTACATCGACGACCGGGGACAGTGGCGGGATGTACCAGACCATCGGCATGGTGCGGTACTCCGGGTGCAGCGGTAACGCCACTTTGTACTTGTTGATCAGGGCGTACACCGGGGATCGTTGAGCCGCCTCGATCCAGTCGCGGGCGATGCCGGCCTTTTCGGCGGCGGCGATCACCGCCGGGTCGTTCGGGTCCAGGAACACCCGTCGTTGCGCCTCGTACAGGTCGTGGTCGTCGGCGACGGAGGCCGCCTCGAGCACCCGGTCGGCGTCGTAGAGCATCAGGCCGATGTAGCGCAGCCGGCCCACGCACGTCTCGGAGCACACGGTCGGAATGCCGACTTCGATGCGCGGGAAGCAGAACGTGCACTTCTCGGCCTTGCCGGTGCGGTGGTTGAAGTACACCTTCTTGTACGGGCAACCCGACACGCACATCCGCCAGCCCCGGCATCGGTCCTGGTCGACCAGCACGATGCCGTCCTCTTCGCGCTTGTAGATCGCTCCGGACGGACACGACGCGGCGCAGGAGGGGTTGAGGCAGTGTTCGCAGATCCGCGGCAGGTAGAACATGAACGTCTGCTCGAACTCGAACTTCACCTTGTCGGCGATGCCCTTGAGCAGCACGTCCTTGT from the Paractinoplanes abujensis genome contains:
- a CDS encoding cupin domain-containing protein, which codes for MQKSSLTELAGQHLATARTASSGRSAHTVHGGHATTLRQTLIALAGGQQLDEHENPGEATVHVLHGTVRMIAGDDTCDAAAGEMIVVPDARHSLEALDDAVVLLSVAKIA
- the narI gene encoding respiratory nitrate reductase subunit gamma; the protein is MTGTLLFVVVPYLCLAIFIGGHIWRYRYDKFGWTTRSSQLYERRLLRIGSPLFHFGILLVAVGHIGGLLIPESWTEAAGISEDAYHAVAVGLGTIAGIATLGGAAILIYRRRTVGPVFSATTINDKIMYVLLIGTILLGLGTTVLGNLTGHPHDYRLTVSPWFRSIFYLQPDTGLIEAAPIGFRLHALAAFVLFAFWPFSRLVHVFSAPLGYLTRPYIVYRSRDARLGSRAPRRGWDRVP
- the narJ gene encoding nitrate reductase molybdenum cofactor assembly chaperone, giving the protein MTDQAMLSRAWQIQSLLIGYPDESLYERAGLLRQGAAGLPATLSDPLIRFLDHLTATPPGTLAADYVATFDHRKRCCLYLTYYAHGDTRNRGMALLELKQAYAAAGLQLTDEELPDHLAVVLEYAAIDPSAGVDLLLAHRAGLELLRLALHDATSPWSQVLDSISATLPPLIGDQRTAVARLAAQGPPVEQVGLTPYALPHPEGAPR
- the narH gene encoding nitrate reductase subunit beta is translated as MRVMAQMAMVMNLDKCIGCHTCSVTCKQAWTNRSGVEYVWFNNVETRPGQGYPRRYEDQETWKGGWTLNRRGRLTLKGGGRIKKLFSIFSNPKLPSIQDYYEPWTYDYETLTNAPLQEHTPVARPKSLLTGEDMKISWSANWDDNLGGSPDHGDKDVLLKGIADKVKFEFEQTFMFYLPRICEHCLNPSCAASCPSGAIYKREEDGIVLVDQDRCRGWRMCVSGCPYKKVYFNHRTGKAEKCTFCFPRIEVGIPTVCSETCVGRLRYIGLMLYDADRVLEAASVADDHDLYEAQRRVFLDPNDPAVIAAAEKAGIARDWIEAAQRSPVYALINKYKVALPLHPEYRTMPMVWYIPPLSPVVDVVRDTGYDAEDRGNLFAAIEALRIPVDYLAQLFTAGDPGPVDAVLRKLAAMRSYMRDINLGRDTDETIPAAVGMSGEQIYDMYRLLALAKYDERYVIPPAHAEQAHSLEELATECSLDYDGGPGMGGSGPFGEMSGAPTPIAVENFHMLRERQTSGALTDPADKSARVNLLNWDGKGRPEGLFPPRRTDDAGGDPDGEVEPKP